A single genomic interval of Eptesicus fuscus isolate TK198812 chromosome 10, DD_ASM_mEF_20220401, whole genome shotgun sequence harbors:
- the KLHL31 gene encoding kelch-like protein 31: MAPKKKTVRKNKGEINEMTIIVEDSPLSKLNALNAILEGGNGLSCISSELTDASYGPNLLEGLSKMRQESFLCDLVIGTKTKSFDVHKSVMASCSEYFYNILKKDPSTQRVDLNDISPLGLATVIAYAYTGKLTLSLYTIGSIISAAVYLQIHTLVKMCSDFLIREMNVENCMYIANIAETYSLKNAKAAAQKFIRDNFLEFAESDQFMKLTFEQINELLIDDDLQLPSEIVAFQTAIKWLEFDQKRMKYAADLLSNIRFGTISAQDLVNYVQSVPRMMQDADCHKLLVDAMNYHLLPYHQNTLQSRRTRIRGGCRVLITVGGRPGLTEKSLSRDVLYRDPENGWSKLTEMPAKSFNQCVAVMDGFLYVAGGEDQNDARNQAKHAVSNFCRYDPRFNSWIHLASMTQKRTHFSLSVFNGLLYAVGGRNIEGSLASMECYVPSTNQWQPKTPLEVARCCHASAVADGRVLVTGGYIGNAYSRSVCAYDPAGDSWQELPSMSTPRGWHCAVTLGDRVYVMGGSQVDARGERVDVLAVECYSPATRQWSHAAPLPVGVSTAGASALLGRAYLVGGWNEGQKKYKKCIQCFHPELNEWTEDDELPEATVGVSCCTLSMPNHVTRESRASSVSSVPVSI; the protein is encoded by the exons ATGGCCCCCAAAAAGAAGACTGTCAGAAAGAACAAAGGAGAAATCAATGAGATGACCATAATTGTAGAAGACAGCCCCCTAAGCAAACTAAATGCTTTGAATGCGATCCTAGAGGGAGGCAATGGCCTTAGCTGCATTTCTTCTGAATTAACAGATGCTTCTTATGGCCCCAACCTCTTGGAAGGTTTAAGCAAAATGCGCCAAGAGAGCTTCCTTTGCGACTTAGTCATTGGCACCAAAACCAAATCCTTTGATGTTCACAAGTCAGTGATGGCTTCATGCAGTGAGTACTTTTACAACATCCTAAAAAAAGACCCATCTACTCAAAGGGTGGATCTCAATGATATCTCACCGCTGGGCCTGGCCACTGTCATTGCATATGCCTACACCGGAAAGCTGACTCTCTCCCTGTACACAATAGGAAGCATTATTTCTGCTGCTGTTTATCTTCAGATCCATACCCTTGTAAAGATGTGCAGTGATTTTCTGATACGAGAGATGAATGTTGAGAACTGTATGTACATTGCTAACATTGCTGAGACGTACTCTCTGAAAAATGCAAAAGCAGCAGCCCAAAAATTTATCCGGGATAACTTCCTTGAATTTGCAGAGTCAGATCAATTTATGAAACTTACATTTGAGCAAATTAACGAACTCCTTATAGATGACGACTTACAGTTGCCTTCTGAAATAGTAGCATTCCAGACTGCTATAAAATGGTTAGAATTTGACcaaaagagaatgaaatatgCTGCAGATCTTTTGAGCAATATTCGCTTTGGTACCATCTCTGCACAAGACCTGGTCAATTATGTTCAGTCTGTACCAAGAATGATGCAAGATGCTGATTGTCACAAACTTCTTGTGGATGCTATGAATTACCACTTACTTCCGTATCATCAAAACACATTGCAGTCTAGGCGCACGAGGATCCGCGGGGGCTGCCGGGTCCTCATCACTGTTGGGGGACGCCCAGGCCTTACTGAGAAATCCCTTAGTAGAGACGTCTTGTATAGAGACCCTGAAAATGGATGGAGCAAGCTTACAGAGATGCCCGCCAAGAGTTTTAATCAGTGCGTGGCTGTGATGGATGGATTTCTCTATGTGGCTGGTGGTGAAGACCAGAATGATGCAAGAAATCAAGCCAAACATGCAGTCAGCAATTTCTGCAG gtACGATCCCCGCTTCAACTCCTGGATCCACCTGGCCAGCATGACCCAGAAGCGCACGCACTTCAGCCTGAGCGTGTTCAACGGGCTCCTTTACGCCGTGGGCGGCCGCAACATAGAGGGCAGCCTGGCCTCCATGGAGTGCTACGTGCCCTCCACCAACCAGTGGCAGCCGAAGACGCCCCTGGAGGTGGCGCGCTGCTGCCACGCCAGCGCGGTCGCCGACGGCCGGGTGCTGGTGACCGGCGGCTACATCGGCAACGCGTATTCGCGCTCCGTGTGCGCCTACGACCCGGCCGGCGACTCGtggcaggagctgccgagcatgAGCACGCCCCGCGGCTGGCACTGCGCGGTCACGCTGGGCGACAGGGTGTATGTGATGGGGGGCAGCCAAGTGGATGCGCGCGGGGAGCGCGTGGACGTGCTGGCCGTGGAGTGCTACAGCCCCGCCACCCGCCAGTGGAGCCACGCGGCGCCGCTGCCGGTGGGAGTGAGCACCGCGGGCGCCTCGGCGCTGCTCGGCCGCGCCTACCTGGTGGGCGGCTGGAACGAGGGCCAGAAGAAGTACAAGAAGTGCATCCAGTGCTTCCACCCCGAGCTCAACGAGTGGACGGAGGACGACGAGCTGCCCGAGGCCACCGTGGGCGTGTCCTGCTGCACCCTCTCCATGCCCAACCACGTGACCCGGGAGTCCCGAGCCAGCTCGGTGTCCTCCGTGCCTGTCAGTATCTGA